The Urocitellus parryii isolate mUroPar1 chromosome 6, mUroPar1.hap1, whole genome shotgun sequence genome includes a window with the following:
- the Ppp1r3d gene encoding protein phosphatase 1 regulatory subunit 3D, translating into MSRGPGSTILPPALGFRKPAPRSLSCLSDLDRGAAPEPRPCRPPESPGRAPLAPAPTGCDPQLRPIILRRARSLPSSPERRPKASGAPGAACRPGCSRQLRVRFADALGLELAQVKVFNAGDDPSVPLHVLSRLAINSDLCCSSQDLEFTLRCLVPDFPPPVEAADFGERLQRQLVCLERVTCSDLGISGTVRVRNVAFEKQVAVRYTFSSWRNAHEAVARWRGPAGSEGTEDVFAFGFPVPPFLLELGSRVHFALRYRVAGAEYWDNNDSRDYSLTCRNHALHMPRGECEESWIHFI; encoded by the coding sequence ATGTCCAGAGGCCCAGGCTCTACCATCCTACCGCCAGCCTTGGGGTTCCGGAAGCCTGCTCCCCGGAGCCTCAGCTGCCTGTCGGACCTGGACAGGGGCGCAGCCCCGGAGCCGAGGCCCTGTAGACCCCCGGAGAGCCCGGGCCGCGCGCCGCTGGCCCCCGCCCCCACGGGCTGCGACCCCCAGCTGCGGCCCATCATCCTGAGGCGAGCGCGCTCACTGCCCAGCTCCCCAGAGCGCCGCCCGAAGGCCTCGGGTGCGCCAGGCGCTGCGTGTCGTCCAGGCTGCAGCCGGCAGCTCCGCGTGCGCTTCGCAGATGCTCTGGGCCTGGAGCTGGCCCAGGTCAAGGTGTTTAATGCGGGAGATGACCCGTCAGTGCCGCTGCACGTGCTGTCACGACTAGCCATCAACTCGGACCTGTGCTGCAGCAGCCAGGACCTGGAGTTCACTCTGCGGTGCTTGGTGCCAGATTTCCCACCGCCTGTCGAGGCCGCTGACTTCGGCGAGCGTCTGCAGCGCCAGCTTGTGTGCCTGGAGCGGGTCACCTGCTCGGATCTGGGCATCAGTGGTACGGTGCGCGTGCGCAACGTGGCCTTCGAGAAGCAAGTGGCTGTGCGCTACACCTTCTCCAGCTGGCGCAATGCGCACGAAGCGGTGGCGCGGTGGCGCGGGCCAGCGGGCTCTGAAGGCACGGAGGACGTCTTTGCCTTCGGTTTCCCGGTGCCACCCTTCCTGCTAGAGCTTGGATCGCGTGTGCACTTCGCCCTTCGCTACCGAGTGGCCGGTGCTGAGTACTGGGACAACAACGACAGCCGTGACTACAGCCTCACATGTCGCAACCACGCTCTGCACATGCCACGTGGGGAGTGTGAAGAGAGCTGGATCCACTTCATCTGA
- the Fam217b gene encoding protein FAM217B, which translates to MAQPSVLRFSKCFPGRRVLLWWSCSGHPERAGRTSSRSAGLTGRARGRGRLPPPGPWVSHPAATPAGATSRRASAPPLVTPPRAGPASPAPPSPAPATPPAPAAARRSPSPARRRSQWAAAASRAPSGRGIGLINFCLRLPRLCAYRSYWCLHEPRRRKVHAAGPRISGSGGGEFFPNIRGIKKSPPQLSSSSNRLSKNSLSSAEKTVHQTLDDGRPCEFLKKRNRVNECDQKSSSTNAGPSWSKAQQSRKSSGKRQSKSQGPHVSSQLRSSLLGASAGGEPQASTLGSRYREASESTLFLHFQSMKIMKEDVEEDSASDLSDSERIPIPPSPLSPPDLKLRAEEIDPIDFDLPPGQGHTKPEYHYPDFLPSPFNSWDLRDMALLLNAECRTTEVPRAGGLLGKYIDRLVQLEWLQDQTVQCEKAKAAKARPPAAPGTLGALKSPGRSKLIATALSRPLPYLEGASKSGPSQKKGRHHGEVHPSYYTFETCPRSPDVPSSTRLCSQKQTPETRTEEKKKRSNKSSKLQGWDLPYSDISPKMETSGNIRIPRQTAMIMDSADPCKSSRTPAHAHLKKKGNTNNCGHATVPSEKKLKANGVKQKTYKLK; encoded by the exons ATGGCGCAGCCGTCG GTCCTCCGCTTCTCCAAGTGTTTTCCAGGGCGCCGAGTGCTTCTCTGGTGGAGCTGCTCGGGCCACCCCGAGAGGGCAGGGCGCACCTCCTCTCGCTCAGCTGGGCTGACGGGAAGGGCGCGCGGCCGAGGGCGCCTCCCACCTCCCGGTCCGTGGGTTTCTCACCCGGCTGCAACTCCAGCGGGCGCCACTTCCCGGCGCGCCTCCGCCCCGCCCCTCGTGACGCCGCCGCGGGCGGGCCCCGCCAGCCCAGCGCCTCCGAGCCCCGCGCCCGCCACGCCGCCCGCGCCTGCCGCAGCGCGCCGCAGTCCGTCCCCTGCGCGGCGCCGGAGCCAGTGGGCTGCGGCCGCGTCACGTGCCCCCAGCGGCCGAGGAATTGGTCTGATCAATTTCTGTCTGCGTCTGCCTCGGCTGTGCGCCTATCGATCCTATTGGTGTCTGCACGAACCCAGGAGGAGGAAGGTGCACGCTGCAGGTCCTCGGATTTCGGG TTCCGGTGGTGGTGAATTCTTTCCAAACATAAGAGGAATAAAGAAGTCACCTCCCCAGCTGTCATCATCCTCCAACAGATTGAGCAAGAATAGTTTGAGCAGTGCAGAAAAG ACAGTCCATCAAACCCTAGATGATGGTCGGCCATGTGAATTTCTCAAGAAAAGGAATAGGGTGAATGAATGTGATCAGAAAAGCAG CAGTACAAATGCTGGCCCATCGTGGAGCAAAGCCCAACAATCAAGGAAGTCTTCAGGAAAACGGCAGAGTAAATCCCAAGGACCCCATGTTTCCTCCCAGCTGAGAAGCAGCCTCCTGGGGGCCTCCGCTGGAGGCGAGCCCCAGGCCAGCACCCTGGGCTCTAGGTACAGAGAGGCATCGGAGAGTACACTGTTTCTTCACTTCCAGTCCATGAAAATTATGAAGGAAGACGTGGAGGAGGACAGTGCGAGTGACCTGTCAGATTCAGAAAGAATTCCCATTCCTCCTTCTCCGCTCTCCCCTCCAGATCTCAAGCTTCGAGCTGAAGAAATCGATCCCATTGACTTTGACCTTCCCCCAGGTCAGGGCCACACCAAGCCGGAGTACCACTATCCTGACTTCCTTCCGTCCCCTTTCAACTCCTGGGACCTGCGGGATATGGCCCTGCTTCTGAATGCAGAGTGCAGAACCACGGAGGTGCCCCGGGCCGGGGGACTCCTCGGGAAGTACATCGACAGACTCGTCCAGCTCGAGTGGCTGCAGGACCAGACTGTGCAGTGTGAAAAGGCGAAGGCGGCCAAGGCAAGGCCTCCTGCTGCCCCTGGGACCTTGGGGGCGCTGAAGAGCCCTGGGAGAAGTAAGCTAATTGCTACTGCCCTGTCCAGGCCACTACCGTACCTGGAAGGGGCTTCAAAGTCAGGCCCTTCACAAAAGAAAGGTCGGCACCATGGAGAAGTTCACCCTTCCTATTACACCTTTGAGACTTGCCCCAGGTCCCCGGATGTGCCGAGTAGCACTAGGTTGTGTTCCCAGAAGCAAACCCCTGAGACAAGGacggaggaaaagaaaaagagatcaaaTAAGAGTAGCAAGCTGCAGGGCTGGGATTTGCCTTACAGTGACATCAGCCCCAAGATGGAAACCAGTGGTAACATCCGGATTCCCAGACAGACAGCCATGATTATGGACTCCGCAGACCCCTGCAAGAGCTCCAGAACACCAGCACATGCACAcctgaagaaaaagggaaatacaAATAACTGTGgccatgccactgtgcccagtgagaAGAAACTCAAAGCAAATGGAGTAAAACAAAagacatacaaattaaaataa